In the Thermococcus sp. MAR1 genome, one interval contains:
- a CDS encoding DUF2178 domain-containing protein yields MKLSYEGLLASLIAVIVIGLAYSTKSGKGSLAVSILLLGVLMVYALNRYYNSRVGRIEDERTEMISTKSTRNAFAVISIILFAEYLWEYSNGNTETATKLLIPLTLGVIALVVSQYWYERVM; encoded by the coding sequence GTGAAGCTCAGCTACGAGGGCCTGCTCGCTAGTTTAATCGCCGTGATTGTCATCGGTCTTGCATACTCCACCAAGTCGGGAAAGGGCTCGCTGGCGGTGAGTATCTTACTCCTGGGTGTTCTCATGGTCTATGCCTTGAATCGGTACTACAACTCCAGGGTGGGGAGAATAGAAGATGAGAGGACCGAGATGATAAGCACCAAAAGTACGAGAAACGCATTTGCCGTAATTAGCATAATCCTCTTCGCTGAGTACCTCTGGGAGTACTCAAACGGGAACACAGAAACCGCCACAAAGCTGCTGATTCCGCTCACACTTGGCGTGATAGCACTTGTGGTCTCGCAGTACTGGTACGAGAGGGTGATGTGA
- a CDS encoding DUF2178 domain-containing protein: protein MERWRIIGYAIPATTASLLAVALWMGNMAMAFGILAVVIALSFLYADWLKKRGEIFSDERTLRIEEMASRRTLQALVLALAFAVVALSILSENDPSLRSAYYLAISLMVLTSVLKLYLKHHYARVM, encoded by the coding sequence ATGGAGAGATGGAGAATTATAGGCTACGCAATCCCCGCGACAACTGCATCTTTACTGGCAGTTGCCCTGTGGATGGGGAACATGGCAATGGCTTTTGGGATTTTAGCTGTGGTGATAGCCCTCTCGTTTCTCTACGCGGACTGGCTCAAAAAACGCGGCGAAATATTCAGCGACGAGAGAACGCTCCGCATCGAGGAGATGGCCTCACGGAGAACCCTTCAGGCCCTGGTGTTGGCTTTAGCCTTTGCGGTAGTGGCGCTTTCCATTCTCTCCGAGAACGACCCAAGCCTGAGGAGCGCCTATTACCTGGCCATTAGTTTGATGGTCCTGACCTCGGTCCTAAAACTGTACCTGAAGCACCATTACGCGAGGGTGATGTGA
- a CDS encoding MFS transporter, with product MDKRWSSVLLDTLVMTAGFGTLTMMAVAKPDIIAHFGISSAEYEWQHIAYVFGLFIAFLLGHTRIYEGSFKKSVAIALSWAAIAQALIPLAPNWYVVVFLRFIQGFVVTLVPLFSTQIAHFFVAERPFAKGIILSGIFWGGVFGSMSAKYAVEALGWKGGFWVTVLIMYAVLSLWWFFVEDFEIIHKTEGTEKASVWKMPFTWVLGFTFFPALWVIFTIIGFSASLGYEIGWTKEHVATLSTSLNISKALWSIGMGYVGYMLSKKNPNARGLFKAIVQVMIFSYAVAFIGLLIYGRAMLAGNYTLALASVILIGALQGTGPAFWTSAPATYPRNIFPKASFALGLISNSANAIAPTITDVLARQSTGLALGELALMPLIGILTLIAVSRMKLPVEELGDAA from the coding sequence ATGGACAAACGGTGGAGTTCAGTCCTGCTTGACACGTTGGTCATGACGGCCGGCTTCGGAACCCTGACCATGATGGCCGTCGCAAAGCCGGATATAATCGCCCACTTCGGGATAAGCAGCGCGGAGTACGAATGGCAGCACATAGCGTACGTCTTTGGTTTGTTCATAGCGTTCCTTCTCGGCCACACCAGGATATACGAGGGAAGCTTCAAGAAGAGCGTTGCCATAGCGCTCAGCTGGGCGGCGATAGCGCAGGCGCTCATTCCACTTGCCCCCAACTGGTACGTCGTCGTCTTCCTCAGGTTCATCCAGGGTTTCGTCGTCACGCTCGTGCCCCTCTTCAGCACTCAGATAGCACATTTCTTTGTGGCTGAAAGACCCTTCGCCAAGGGTATAATCCTCTCTGGCATCTTCTGGGGCGGTGTGTTTGGAAGCATGAGCGCCAAGTACGCCGTCGAGGCTCTTGGGTGGAAGGGCGGTTTCTGGGTCACGGTCCTCATAATGTACGCGGTTCTCTCCCTCTGGTGGTTCTTCGTTGAGGACTTTGAGATAATCCACAAGACCGAGGGGACCGAAAAGGCAAGCGTCTGGAAGATGCCCTTCACCTGGGTGCTCGGCTTCACATTCTTCCCGGCCCTCTGGGTCATATTCACCATCATAGGGTTCTCCGCATCCCTCGGCTATGAAATCGGGTGGACGAAGGAACACGTGGCAACGCTCAGCACGAGCCTCAACATATCCAAGGCACTCTGGAGCATAGGCATGGGCTACGTCGGCTACATGCTATCCAAGAAGAACCCGAACGCTAGGGGCCTCTTCAAGGCCATCGTGCAGGTCATGATATTCTCCTACGCGGTTGCCTTTATCGGCCTGCTGATCTACGGCAGGGCCATGCTCGCCGGCAACTACACCCTTGCCCTCGCGTCGGTGATCCTCATTGGAGCTCTCCAGGGAACCGGGCCAGCATTTTGGACCAGTGCCCCGGCCACGTATCCAAGGAACATCTTTCCGAAGGCCAGCTTTGCCCTTGGTCTCATCTCCAACTCGGCCAACGCCATAGCTCCAACGATAACGGACGTACTCGCGAGACAGAGCACCGGCCTGGCCCTGGGAGAACTGGCCCTCATGCCGCTCATAGGAATCCTGACCCTTATAGCGGTCTCGAGGATGAAGCTCCCAGTGGAGGAGCTCGGCGATGCGGCCTAA
- a CDS encoding TMEM165/GDT1 family protein: MDGVLAIFFAIFLAELGDKTQLATMAFASRYGWKVAFMGAILGLAAVNLIGALLGDKLGDMVPLEIVHKFAGAIFIVFGILMIFGKL, encoded by the coding sequence ATGGACGGCGTTCTGGCCATCTTCTTCGCCATTTTTCTAGCCGAGCTCGGAGACAAGACCCAGCTGGCAACTATGGCCTTCGCGTCCAGATACGGATGGAAGGTAGCGTTTATGGGGGCCATTCTTGGCCTTGCAGCGGTTAACCTCATCGGGGCGCTACTCGGCGACAAGCTCGGCGACATGGTGCCCCTTGAGATTGTCCACAAATTCGCCGGAGCAATTTTCATTGTTTTTGGAATCCTCATGATATTCGGAAAGCTCTAG
- a CDS encoding pyridoxal phosphate-dependent aminotransferase yields MKYKKRKYFLAGRINLIQRSKIRELFEKAKKMENVISLGIGEPDFDTPDVVKEAAKRAIDEGYTHYTPNAGIPEFREAIAEYYKTHYKVDVSPNDIIVTAGAYEATYLAFQTLLEQDDDVIIPDPAFVCYVEDAKIAEAGIIRIPLREENEFQVDPDELVEAITKRTRMLVLNYPNNPTGAILKKKTVKAIADIAEDYNLYILSDEPYEHFLYEGAKHYPMIKYAPDNTILANSFSKTFAMTGWRLGFTIAPTQVIRDMIKLHAYVIGNVTSFIQIAGITALRDKRSWEAVEKMRETYAERRKLVLKYLHKMPYITPFKPKGAFYIWAKIDPSLDMSSEDFADWLLENARVVVIPGTAFGKAGEGWIRISYATKKSQLIEAMQRMNEALSKL; encoded by the coding sequence ATGAAGTATAAAAAGCGCAAGTATTTCCTTGCTGGCAGAATAAACCTCATTCAGCGCTCGAAAATCAGGGAACTTTTTGAGAAGGCTAAGAAGATGGAGAACGTTATCTCCTTGGGCATAGGTGAACCTGACTTCGATACTCCCGATGTCGTCAAGGAGGCCGCCAAGAGAGCCATCGATGAAGGTTACACTCACTACACGCCCAACGCGGGCATTCCGGAGTTCCGTGAGGCCATAGCGGAGTACTATAAGACCCACTACAAGGTTGACGTTTCTCCAAACGATATAATCGTGACAGCCGGCGCTTACGAGGCGACCTATCTGGCCTTCCAGACACTCCTTGAACAGGACGATGATGTTATAATCCCTGACCCGGCCTTTGTCTGCTATGTTGAGGACGCAAAGATAGCCGAGGCCGGCATCATCAGGATACCCCTCAGGGAGGAGAACGAGTTTCAGGTCGACCCGGATGAACTCGTCGAGGCGATAACCAAGCGCACCAGGATGCTGGTTCTCAACTACCCAAACAACCCAACGGGAGCGATTCTCAAGAAGAAGACCGTTAAGGCCATAGCCGACATAGCCGAGGATTACAACCTCTACATCCTGAGCGATGAGCCCTACGAACACTTCCTCTACGAGGGAGCGAAGCACTACCCGATGATAAAGTACGCCCCCGACAACACGATTCTGGCGAACAGCTTCTCAAAGACGTTCGCAATGACCGGTTGGCGCCTCGGCTTTACCATAGCGCCAACACAGGTCATCAGGGACATGATAAAGCTCCACGCCTACGTCATAGGCAACGTTACCTCTTTCATCCAGATAGCGGGAATCACGGCCCTTCGCGACAAGCGTAGTTGGGAGGCCGTTGAAAAGATGCGCGAGACCTACGCGGAGAGGAGGAAGCTCGTACTCAAATACCTTCACAAGATGCCCTATATCACCCCGTTCAAGCCAAAAGGAGCGTTCTACATCTGGGCAAAGATAGACCCAAGCCTCGACATGAGCAGCGAAGACTTCGCCGACTGGCTCTTGGAGAACGCGCGCGTCGTCGTCATACCGGGCACGGCCTTTGGAAAGGCCGGTGAGGGATGGATAAGGATAAGCTACGCGACCAAGAAGAGCCAGCTCATTGAGGCAATGCAGAGAATGAACGAGGCACTGTCAAAGCTCTAG
- the cgi121 gene encoding KEOPS complex subunit Cgi121, translated as MMGITEKLHVTKVYVKDAEELIPKLRGDVQIVSAECWEVVAFAALLALRSFGRGTNHARTLGGELLIRLAGTLQIKDAIAQNGIKNGENYLVIFGTREKALEVLREFGLNELPPTGCDAEKVKTFFEKAALVEVL; from the coding sequence ATGATGGGAATAACTGAAAAACTTCACGTCACAAAGGTGTACGTGAAGGATGCCGAAGAGCTTATTCCGAAGCTTAGGGGAGACGTTCAGATAGTCAGCGCCGAATGCTGGGAGGTTGTGGCGTTCGCGGCCCTACTGGCACTCCGCTCATTTGGGAGAGGGACAAATCACGCGAGGACTCTTGGGGGAGAACTGCTGATCCGCCTGGCAGGGACACTCCAGATAAAAGACGCCATAGCCCAAAATGGCATAAAAAACGGCGAGAACTATCTGGTGATCTTCGGAACGCGCGAGAAGGCGTTGGAGGTCCTGCGTGAATTTGGACTGAACGAGCTCCCGCCCACCGGTTGTGACGCGGAAAAAGTGAAAACTTTTTTTGAAAAAGCAGCACTCGTTGAAGTTTTGTAG
- a CDS encoding ribbon-helix-helix domain-containing protein, with protein MSKMRIISVQLPQGLINAMDQLVKKGVYPSRSEIIREAIRELLKKELYQLETEERSTPDYILK; from the coding sequence ATGAGCAAAATGCGTATCATCAGTGTACAGCTCCCCCAGGGCCTGATTAACGCCATGGATCAGCTGGTCAAGAAGGGTGTCTATCCCAGCAGGAGCGAAATTATCAGGGAAGCCATTCGCGAGCTTTTAAAGAAGGAGCTCTATCAGCTGGAGACTGAGGAACGCTCAACGCCTGACTACATCCTGAAATAA